The nucleotide sequence CGGCATCTCCCGGTACCTGGATCGGAACGCGGCGGGCTGAGCCTGCGTGGGCGACCTACGCCGGTCCGCTGACCGGATCCAGCACAAAGACCGGAATCTCCCGCCCGCCGGTGCGCAACTGGTAAGCCGCGTAGCCGGCATACCAGTCGACGACCCGACTCCAGGCAGCCAGGCGCACGTCGCCGGTTGCGACATGCGCCCGGTAGCGGCGTTCAAGACCACCGAACAGAAACCCACAGTCGGGGTTCGCCCGCAGGGTGTGAGCCCACGCGGGGTCGGCGGGGGCGCCGCCGGCAGATGCGACGAGCAGCAACCGGGGGCCGTCCTCGACGAACTGCAACGGGGTGGTCCGCGGCTGCCCGGACCGGGCGCCGGTCGTCGAGAGCAAGCCGACCTTCTGGCGGGGACCGCTGAGGCTCCACCGCCCGCGGGAGAGCGGCAGCAGCCGACGGTCCGCCACCGTCACCACGTGAACGAACAGCCAAGCTCCGGGCTTCGACCCCGCGAGCGACTCGGCCAGCGCCTCGAACCGGGTCAGCCGCCGGCCACGGATCTCGAAGAAGCGTCGTGGCATACGGCGCGACCCTACCGGCGGTCGCGGGTCACCGAGCACAACGGTCAGGCCGGCTCGTCGTCGAGCGCGGCTACTCGCTCCTCCGCGTCGGTCTCGCCATCCTCGTCAGCGCCCGCGGTCGCGGCGAACCACTCCCGGGCCTCGTCGGGTCGACCGGCTGCGAGCAACGCGTCGGCGTAGGCGTACCAGAGCCGCAGTGTCCACGGCTGCACGCTGGCCGGCTCCAGTTCGGGACCGGCCAGAACGCTCACGGCGGCTGCGTATTCGCCGAGGTCACGGCGGGCGCCGCTCTCGACGATCCGCAGCTCGATTCGCGCCGCGCGGTCGAGCTGCTCCGCGTCGGGCTCTCGCGCCAAGGCGATCGCCCGCTCGGGGTGGCCGAGCCCGCGTTCGCAGTCGGCGAGCAGCGGTAGGTGGTCCGGCCGGCCCGTCATCCGCCGGGCGGCCCGCAGCTCCGCGCGCGCCGCGGCATAGTCACCGACCAGATACGCGGTGATGCCGGCGGCCTCGCGGACCGCCGCGATCCGGCTGCCAACCGCCCGGGCATAGCTGGCGTGGGCCCGGGCCCGCTCGGGCTCGTCAGTTAGGAAGCGCGCGGCCGCCACCAAATGGGCAGCCACCCGCTCGGCGATCGGCGCCGGCAGCGAACGGAGTTCCGCGCGCACCTCCGGAGCGAGCTCGGTAACGTCGATGTTGGTCGGCAAGGCCGGCTCGAGCGGCCGGGCTACAGCCGGGCGGTCCCGCCCGCCGCGGCGCTGCGCGGCCAGGGCGTCAGCCCCCGCCGGCCGGGGACGGTGCGGGCCGCGGGGCCCACCCGCGCCGGGTCGTTCCACCGCCGGA is from Mycobacteriales bacterium and encodes:
- a CDS encoding tetratricopeptide repeat protein, yielding MERPGAGGPRGPHRPRPAGADALAAQRRGGRDRPAVARPLEPALPTNIDVTELAPEVRAELRSLPAPIAERVAAHLVAAARFLTDEPERARAHASYARAVGSRIAAVREAAGITAYLVGDYAAARAELRAARRMTGRPDHLPLLADCERGLGHPERAIALAREPDAEQLDRAARIELRIVESGARRDLGEYAAAVSVLAGPELEPASVQPWTLRLWYAYADALLAAGRPDEAREWFAATAGADEDGETDAEERVAALDDEPA
- a CDS encoding nitroreductase/quinone reductase family protein, with product MPRRFFEIRGRRLTRFEALAESLAGSKPGAWLFVHVVTVADRRLLPLSRGRWSLSGPRQKVGLLSTTGARSGQPRTTPLQFVEDGPRLLLVASAGGAPADPAWAHTLRANPDCGFLFGGLERRYRAHVATGDVRLAAWSRVVDWYAGYAAYQLRTGGREIPVFVLDPVSGPA